Proteins encoded in a region of the Anopheles ziemanni chromosome 2, idAnoZiCoDA_A2_x.2, whole genome shotgun sequence genome:
- the LOC131291564 gene encoding paramyosin, long form: MSSSAVTTKTSKYTYRSTGGGTADVSIEYSADLSALSRLEDKIRLLQEDLESERGLRQRIEREKADLSVQVIQLSERLEEAEGGAEGQLEINRKRDAELAKLRKLLEDVHLESEETAHILKRKHQEIVNDFNEQIETLTKSRQRIEKEKSKLQAEIYELLSQVESVSKDKQISIKTIEKLEVQVTELNIRIEELNRTIVDISSHKTRLSQENIDLVKSVQDLKLSVESISYSKTQLNLQLDEARRRLEEDDRRRSMLESSLHQVETELESIRLQLEEESEARLDLERQLVKANGEAGTFKSKYEAECMARVEEVEEIRRKYTVRITESEEHIESLQARLSKLEKEKSRMQSEIEVLIIDLERANNGIREYTKRIEVLERTNIEIKTRLEETIALYDQSQRDLRQKTTDFQRLSQELDKTREQNSQLGRDNNKLQNDLHESRSTVTELTRRLHEYEVELRRLENEREELTAAYKEAEAGRKAEEKRAQALSAEYGQFRHDTERRLLEKDEEIESIRKQTSIEIEHLNARVVEAETKLKSEVQRIKKKLQIQITELEMSLDVANHTNIELQKTIKKQSLQLTELQAHYEEIQRQLHTTVDQYGIAQRRIQSLTGELEEIRVNYDSSLRAKRQVEVSLEEATTRINELSVVNANYASLKSKLENELQTLAVDYEEVTRELRVSDERYQKIQVELKHTVELLHEEQERIVKIEAIKKSLEVEVKQLSVRLEEVEVNAVAGSRRIINKLEARLRDIETELDEERRKHSETIKILRKKERSVKEVYIQIEEDQKNIQILQDALEKANQKIAAYKRQLTEQEQSSQQCVTKVRRFQRELEAAEDRADVAESNLTLVRAKHRTFVTTSSVPGSQVYLVQETTRTVNESS; the protein is encoded by the exons ATGTCGTCGTCCGCCGTGACCACCAAAACGTCCAAGTACACCTACCGCTCGACCGGAGGTGGTACCGCCGATGTCAGCATCGAGTACAGTGCTGACCTGAGCGCCCTGTCCCGACTGGAG GACAAAATCCGTCTCCTGCAGGAGGATCTGGAGTCGGAGCGTGGTCTTCGCCAGAGG ATTGAACGTGAGAAGGCCGATCTCAGCGTGCAGGTGATCCAGCTGTCGGAGCGCCTCGAGGAAGCCGAAGGTGGTGCTGAGGGTCAG CTGGAGATCAACCGCAAGCGGGATGCCGAGCTAGCTAAGCTGCGCAAGCTGCTGGAGGATGTGCACCTGGAGTCGGAGGAGACCGCTCACATCCTGAAGCGCAAGCATCAGGAAATCGTCAACGATTTCAACGAACAGATCGAGACTTTGACCAAGTCGAGACAGAG AATCGAGAAGGAGAAGTCGAAGCTGCAGGCAGAAATCTACGAGCTGCTGTCCCAGGTCGAGAGCGTCTCGAAGGACAAACAGATCAGCATCAAGACGATCGAGAAGCTGGAGGTGCAGGTGACCGAGCTGAACATCCGCATCGAGGAGCTGAACCGTACGATCGTGGACATTAGCTCGCACAAGACGCGCCTGTCGCAGGAGAACATCGATCTGGTGAAGAGCGTCCAGGACCTGAAGCTGAGCGTCGAGAGCATCTCGTACTCGAAGACGCAGCTGAACTTGCAGCTCGACGAGGCGAGACGCCGCCTGGAGGAGGATGACCGCCGCCGCTCGATGCTCGAGTCCAGCCTGCACCAGGTCGAGACGGAGCTGGAGTCGATCCGGCTGCAGCTGGAGGAGGAGTCCGAGGCCCGCCTGGACCTGGAGCGTCAGCTGGTCAAGGCGAACGGTGAGGCCGGCACGTTCAAGTCCAAGTATGAGGCGGAGTGCATGGCCCGCGtcgaggaggtggaggagatCCGCCGCAAGTACACCGTGCGCATCACCGAGTCGGAGGAGCACATCGAGTCGCTCCAGGCCCGCCTGAGCAAGCTGGAGAAGGAGAAGAGCCGGATGCAGAGCGAGATCGAGGTGCTGATCATCGACCTGGAGCGCGCCAACAACGGCATCCGCGAGTACACCAAGCGCATCGAGGTACTGGAGCGTACCAACATCGAGATCAAGACCCGCCTGGAGGAGACGATCGCCCTGTACGACCAGTCGCAGCGCGACCTGCGCCAGAAGACCACCGACTTCCAGCGCCTGTCGCAGGAGTTGGACAAGACCCGCGAGCAGAACAGCCAGCTCGGACGCGACAACAACAAGCTGCAGAACGACCTGCACGAGTCGCGCAGCACCGTCACCGAGCTGACGCGCCGCCTTCACGAGTATGAAGTCGAGCTGCGTCGTCTGGAGAACGAGCGTGAGGAGCTGACCGCAGCCTACAAGGAAGCCGAAGCC GGCCGCAAAGCTGAGGAGAAGCGTGCCCAAGCCCTCTCGGCCGAGTACGGACAGTTCCGTCACGACACCGAGCGCCGCCTGTTGGAGAAGGACGAAGAGATCGAATCCATTCG cAAGCAGACCAGCATCGAGATCGAGCACCTCAATGCGCGCGTCGTCGAGGCCGAAACCAAGCTCAAGAGCGAGGTGCAGCGCATCAAGAAGAAGCTGCAGATCCAGATCACCGAGCTGGAGATGTCGCTGGATGTGGCCAACCACACCAACATCGAGCTGCAGAAGACCATCAAGAAGCAGTCGCTGCAGCTGACCGAGCTGCAGGCCCACTACGAGGAGATCCAGCGCCAGCTGCACACGACCGTCGACCAGTACGGTATCGCCCAGCGCCGCATCCAGTCGCTCACCGGCGAGCTGGAGGAGATCCGCGTCAACTACGACTCGTCGCTGCGTGCCAAGCGCCAGGTGGAGGTATCCCTCGAGGAGGCCACCACGCGCATCAACGAGCTGAGCGTGGTTAACGCCAACTACGCCTCGCTCAAGTCGAAGCTCGAGAACGAACTGCAGACGCTGGCCGTGGACTACGAGGAAGTGACCCGCGAGCTGCGCGTCAGCGACGAGCGCTACCAGAAGATCCAG GTTGAGCTGAAGCACACCGTCGAGCTGCTGCACGAGGAGCAGGAGAGAATCGTCAAGATCGAGGCTATCAAGAAGTCGCTGGAGGTTGAAGTTAAG CAACTGTCCGTGCGCCTGGAGGAGGTCGAGGTCAACGCCGTGGCCGGCAGCAGACGCATCATCAACAAACTGGAAGCCCGCCTGCGCGACATCGAGACCGAGCTGGACGAGGAGAGACGAAAGCACTCGGAAACGATCAAGATCCTGCGCAAGAAGGAGCGCTCCGTCAAGGAGGTGTACATTCAGATCGAGGAGGACCAGAAGAACATCCAGATCCTGCAGGACGCCTTGGAGAAGGCCAACCAGAAGATCGCTGCCTACAAGCGCCAGCTTACCGAACAG GAGCAATCCTCACAGCAGTGTGTCACCAAGGTTCGCCGTTTCCAGCGAGAGCTCGAGGCTGCCGAGGACCGCGCCGATGTGGCTGAGAGCAACCTGACGCTGGTCCGCGCCAAGCACCGCACGTTCGTCACCACCTCGTCCGTCCCCGGATCGCAGGTCTATCTGGTTCAGGAAACCACCCGAACTGTCAACGAGTCGTCCTAA
- the LOC131294259 gene encoding chitinase-3-like protein 1, producing MAFRGILILILLVFVAHRISAKSIVCYYASWSAWRPGRAEFQVEYINPHLCTHLLYSFFGVDDTGRVTVLDPWLDLDDGLGNIRRFNELRNINPSLKTLASIGGASVDSALFSTIAASPTLRTTFARNVREFCQLHRFDGADIDWEYPGSHEGDNVFYDKANFVLMLAELARELHGHGLLLSAAVGASEYIAASAYDIPGVAFYSDFINLMAYDFNGAWNDWTGHNAPLYAGPSDQNDFQRTLNVNHSVNYWISQGAPAAKLMLGVPTYGRSFTLANAAQNSLRAPAIGPGYEGPYTQNPGYLAYLEVCGDFLPGTGWTRVWEPVQRIPYGFFGNQWIGYDDQESFAEKCRFINAYNLGGAMLWAIDMDDFAGYCGTNFGLLQVLNNCL from the exons ATGGCGTTTCGTGGAATTCTAATTCTTATCCTACTAGTGTTTGTAGCACATCGAATTTCGGCAA AGTCCATCGTGTGTTACTACGCCTCCTGGTCGGCCTGGCGTCCAGGTCGGGCTGAATTCCAGGTGGAGTACATCAATCCGCATCTCTGTACGCATCTACTGTACTCGTTTTTCGGCGTCGATGACACCGGAAGGGTGACTGTACTTGATCCATGGTTGGACCTGGACGATGGCTTGGGCAACATCCGGCGGTTCAACGAGCTGCGAAACATCAACCCGAGCCTGAAGACGCTGGCATCGATCGGTGGAGCATCCGTCGATTCGGCTCTGTTCTCTACGATTGCCGCCAGCCCAACCCTGCGGACGACGTTCGCCCGGAACGTGCGTGAGTTCTGCCAACTGCATCGATTCGACGGCGCAGACATTGACTGGGAATATCCCGGTTCGCACGAGGGAGATAACGTGTTCTACGATAAGGCGAACTTTGTGCTCATGCTGGCCGAGCTGGCTCGGGAGCTGCACGGCCACGGGTTGTTGTTGAGTGCGGCGGTAGGTGCTAGCGAATACATTGCCGCCAGCGCGTACGACATTCCGGGCGTTGCGTTCTACTCGGACTTTATTAACCTGATGGCGTACGACTTCAACGGGGCCTGGAACGACTGGACTGGCCACAATGCGCCGTTGTATGCCGGACCGTCGGACCAGAATGACTTCCAGCGAACACTGAACGTGAACCACAGTGTCAACTACTGGATCAGCCAGGGCGCACCGGCTGCCAAGCTGATGCTCGGCGTTCCGACGTACGGACGCAGCTTCACGCTGGCCAACGCGGCGCAGAACTCGCTCCGAGCTCCTGCCATCGGACCGGGCTATGAAGGCCCGTACACGCAAAATCCCGGCTATCTGGCGTACCTTGAAGTGTGTGGTGATTTCCTGCCCGGTACAGGCTGGACACGGGTTTGGGAGCCGGTACAACGGATTCCTTACGGATTCTTCGGCAACCAATGGATCGGTTACGATGATCAGGAAAGCTTTGCGGAGAAGTGCCGCTTCATCAACGCCTACAACCTTGGCGGGGCGATGCTGTGGGCGATCGATATGGACGACTTCGCAGGGTACTGTGGCACAAACTTCGGTTTACTTCAAGTGCTCAACAATTGTTTGTGA
- the LOC131282308 gene encoding uncharacterized protein LOC131282308 yields the protein MAILLIHLRRILLLVTVVYLLGALVRKLLYGGTAVATLRSGGFLFAKRLHLQPWVYIYTFYLYALVQTGAGWNELNLFDNFFR from the coding sequence ATGGCCATACTGCTGATACACTTGCGCCGCATTCTGCTTCTGGTCACGGTCGTCTATCTGCTGGGGGCGCTCGTGCGGAAGCTGCTGTACGGTGGCACGGCGGTGGCCACCCTCCGCTCGGGCGGTTTCCTGTTTGCCAAACGACTACACCTGCAGCCGTGGGTGTACATCTACACGTTTTATCTGTACGCACTGGTGCAGACCGGCGCCGGCTGGAACGAGCTGAACCTATTTGACAATTTCTTCCGATAG
- the LOC131294260 gene encoding serine/arginine repetitive matrix protein 2-like codes for MSYRSYNFSTEPSSTSRFGSLSSTSTGSSYRPSYTSGTYRTPRTTASTAPPSSTVSSFISRYSNLAAEKDKDREREKAKEEERRKERELREKEREKERDREKERLIETSKKLEAELKESKPTPLKKSTLIAAKYGSTKDLSEEAGAKSAAGGRAPASKDAGTLKQKKDNAPPVTFTTRYGRAGVARDKSREPSPATRTNSSTSIAARPRQRDPSPVASTVTEKARSRDPSPAVEPKRTGGYALAIASKLSGSKLPQQNAPNEYRRQSSGTSFAQGRARSRDPSPTVRTRTSREPSPAEQRRIQLANKMIATAARSRDPSPAPLQQSKLPKQGTAGDPKQRFTSSITIKTGPGTRSRDPSPAESKKIPTFTPASKLRSRDPSPADAKRQSTGNLTGRMSRTGNEAGGLKTPTLGAGKKTRDPSPAISISKGRSRDPSPATVTRRPSREPSPAESVREKYGLGGTSAYRPYGRTNSGLRFGASASPIPKSPIGDMALSYMTSSEAIAARTSRPSSRLRLNSQSREPSQCSSPLTASQIFSPEPRAVPCEDQKREGSSSSETATTSSSEESSEETESSVEPEPKIFIEVTLVTRGTSPTPPGATPLLRARRAEMCKTIEKTIQKQLLPVETADKQVQSDRLDDPTRYLRYGQPSARSWSPFTGASSPTIGYTRYSSASSRYSRDSPSLSRETSVSSSKSDVPEKRELSTLAARVKELSLSKSNSSKSTTSRSSTGSSPGVKLKTPPKQKSPEKPPPVPAKDSPSPVKSIANKDFRKSALNMGPAPERPRKSSSSSSRSSSSTTSSSSAATATPLVEANGSNSRIPQGRQQNGTKPVKRSDRSASASSEDTSVGSASSGADTDREQSITRTTANELDEASAATDASNANNELLMRAIQLATTFVNNQNRGPGSWYDNASTTSMADSLVADPSGKSGWEAGTHYMESIKDDSSEEEEEDDDEQQGDGGDKSDLQQATWWRRSGTFQQTATVQDSPPNARSFTYRIRRVESGEKPWWLSDEGNKPVPELEPDANDLSAGDAEEEGKNMGNVTDDGRTTATSLFESQTLSPFRPIRITRGESGERAWWMKSSENVATKSSGEASKEPSKEQTPESVGKKSPGYTVFKLEAEDEAWWEEAMADLARKEQSSGSSPSSSSGSREPSKEPSKEPTPEPRSQGITLTRVTSGEKAWWLYSSDKVNELDSVAETRAPNDGESAESVRECSPVKAKPFKITRVESGEQPWWMLETSDAPVSRSGSKSNVVSRSNSFNSKSGAKQTSPTKYRITRVESGEKAWWMASDSTEESGGSPRKLSSFVEQHGEEEADQQSADIEAQVEQELQSITNFVAGLPKFPTGDFTIEQIDETPPLGDRASPEGVEDSRPSGRASPYDNIPSTMPISALSVSPAPAIHVEKGTTVPPVGSSTRKETQSPIFISRHTNIDDLLGGSCHPLSPMMDRMFIMDGLQEITPKDVRVHDSTPQFIDYASANRSQTQPSLKLVWVEAQCTGGA; via the exons ATGTCGTATCGAAGTTACAAC TTCTCGACCGAACCCTCGTCGACCtcccggttcggttcgttgaGTTCCACGAGCACCGGAAGCAGCTACCGCCCGTCATACACCTCCGGCACGTATCGAACGCCTCGGACAACGGCATCGACCGCACCGCCGAGCTCGACCGTGTCATCCTTCATCAGCCGCTACTCGAATTTAGCCGCCGAAAAAGATAAGGATCGGGAGCGGGAAAAAGCGAAGGAGGAAGAGCGCCGCAAGGAGCGGGAGCTGCGCGAGAAGGAACGGGAAAAGGAGCGCGATCGCGAGAAGGAGCGCCTGATCGAAACGTCCAAGAAGCTCGAGGCGGAGCTGAAGGAGAGCAAACCAACGCCGCTGAAGAAGTCCACGCTGATTGCCGCAAAGTACGGCTCGACCAAGGATCTCTCGGAGGAGGCCGGCGCTAAGAGTGCGGCTGGTGGGAGAGCACCCGCCAGTAAGGATGCTGGAACATTGAAGCAGAAAAAGGACAATGCCCCGCCAGTCACCTTCACCACAAGGTACGGGCGGGCGGGAGTGGCACGGGATAAGTCACGCGAACCGAGTCCGGCAACGCGAACAAACTCGTCCACATCGATTGCAGCCCGACCGAGACAGCGAGATCCGAGCCCGGTGGCATCGACGGTTACAGAAAAGGCACGCTCCCGGGATCCGAGTCCGGCAGTGGAACCGAAACGCACCGGAGGCTACGCGTTGGCGATAGCTAGCAAACTGTCCGGATCGAAACTGCCCCAGCAAAACGCTCCCAATGAGTACCGGAGACAGTCCAGCGGGACATCCTTTGCGCAAGGAAGGGCACGATCGCGCGATCCCAGCCCCACGGTACGGACGCGAACTTCTCGAGAGCCGAGTCCGGCGGAACAGCGACGAATACAGCTGGCCAATAAGATGATTGCTACGGCGGCCCGTTCCCGCGATCCTAGCCCAGCTCCGCTGCAGCAGTCCAAATTGCCCAAACAAGGTACCGCGGGCGATCCGAAGCAGAGGTTTACCAGTTCCATCACGATCAAAACTGGACCAGGAACTCGCTCGCGCGATCCGAGTCCGGCGGAGTCGAAGAAAATCCCTACATTTACCCCAGCGAGCAAGTTACGGTCGCGCGATCCAAGTCCGGCCGATGCGAAACGGCAATCCACGGGCAATCTTACCGGCCGGATGTCTCGAACGGGTAACGAAGCTGGTGGTTTGAAAACGCCCACTCTAGGTGCAGGCAAAAAGACACGCGATCCTAGTCCcgccatcagcatcagcaaagGACGCAGCAGAGATCCAAGCCCAGCCACGGTGACACGccgaccctcgcgggaaccaAGTCCAGCCGAGTCCGTACGGGAGAAGTACGGGTTGGGTGGAACAAGTGCCTATCGGCCTTACGGCCGAACAAACAGTGGACTCCGGTTCGGGGCCAGCGCAAGTCCAATCCCCAAGAGTCCAATCGGAGACATGGCGCTATCTTACATGACGTCCAGTGAAGCTATAGCGGCTCGCACCAGCCGACCTTCGTCTCGCCTGCGACTGAACTCCCAATCCCGCGAACCGTCACAGTGTTCGTCACCGCTGACGGCAAGTCAGATCTTCTCGCCCGAACCGCGAGCCGTGCCCTGTGAGGATCAAAAGCGCGAAGGATCGAGCTCGTCGGAAACTGCCACCACCAGCTCGTCGGAGGAATCGTCCGAGGAAACGGAGAGCAGCGTCGAACCGGAGCCGAAAATCTTCATCGAAGTGACGCTGGTCACTCGTGGAACATCGCCAACGCCACCCGGTGCGACACCGCTGCTGAGAGCCCGCCGGGCAGAAATGTGCAAAACGATCGAGAAGACCATCCAGAAGCAGCTGCTGCCCGTCGAAACGGCGGACAAGCAGGTACAGTCGGATCGGTTGGACGACCCAACGAGGTACCTCCGCTATGGACAACCGTCTGCACGCAGCTGGTCGCCGTTTACCGGGGCATCGTCACCCACCATCGGGTACACGCGGTACTCGAGCGCTTCCTCCCGGTACAGCCGGGACAGCCCGAGCTTGAGCCGCGAAACGAGTGTCAGCTCGTCGAAGAGTGACGTCCCGGAGAAGCGCGAACTGTCCACGCTGGCCGCTCGCGTTAAGGAGCTCAGCCTTTCGAAGTCCAACAGCTCCAAGTCAACGACGAGCCGCTCGTCGACGGGAAGCAGTCCGGGAGTGAAGCTAAAGACGCCTCCCAAGCAAAAGTCACCCGAAAAACCTCCACCTGTACCGGCGAAGGATAGCCCCTCGCCCGTCAAGTCCATCGCGAACAAGGACTTCCGCAAATCGGCCCTAAACATGGGACCCGCTCCAGAGCGTCCCAGGaaatcgtcctcgtcgtcaaGTAGATCGTCGAGCTCCACCACGAGCTCTTCCTCGGCCGCAACGGCCACTCCACTGGTGGAAGCGAATGGATCGAACAGTCGAATCCCCCAGGGCCGTCAGCAGAACGGGACCAAACCGGTCAAACGCTCCGATCGGTCGGCCTCGGCCAGCTCGGAGGATACCAGCGTTGGCAGTGCGTCGTCGGGAGCCGACACCGATCGGGAGCAGTCGATCACGCGTACGACGGCGAATGAGCTGGACGAGGCGAGTGCCGCGACGGACGCGTCCAACGCCAACAACGAGCTGCTCATGCGTGCGATCCAGCTGGCGACGACGTTTGTCAACAACCAGAACCGCGGCCCAGGCAGTTGGTATGACAACGCTAGCACCACCAGCATGGCCGACAGCTTGGTGGCGGATCCCAGTGGGAAGTCGGGTTGGGAGGCGGGCACGCACTACATGGAGAGTATAAAGGATGACTCCagcgaggaggaggaagaggacgacgacgaacaGCAAGGGGACGGTGGCGATAAATCGGATCTACAGCAAGCGACCTGGTGGAGACGGTCGGGTACCTTCCAGCAGACGGCCACCGTGCAGGACTCGCCCCCCAACGCGCGCAGTTTCACCTATCGCATAAGGCGTGTCGAATCCGGTGAGAAACCGTGGTGGCTTTCAGATGAGGGAAACAAACCGGTACCGGAGCTGGAACCAGATGCGAACGATCTGTCGGCTGGTGATGCCGAAGAGGAGGGCAAGAACATGGGAAATGTCACTGACGATGGTCGTACAACGGCAACGAGTCTGTTCGAAAGCCAGACGCTCAGTCCGTTCCGTCCGATAAGGATTACGCGGGGGGAATCGGGTGAGCGTGCCTGGTGGATGAAGAGTTCAGAAAACGTGGCCACCAAGAGCTCCGGTGAGGCGAGCAAAGAACCAAGCAAGGAGCAAACACCAGAGTCCGTTGGCAAGAAGAGCCCGGGCTACACGGTGTTCAAGCTGGAAGCGGAAGATGAAGCGTGGTGGGAGGAAGCGATGGCGGATCTCGCACGCAAGGAGCAATCCTCCGGTAGCAGTCCGAGCAGCTCTTCCGGAAGTCGTGAACCTTCGAAGGAACCGTCGAAAGAACCGACGCCGGAACCTCGCAGCCAGGGAATCACGCTCACCCGTGTGACGTCCGGTGAGAAGGCGTGGTGGTTGTACAGCTCGGACAAAGTGAACGAGCTGGACTCGGTCGCCGAAACTCGGGCACCAAATGATGGTGAAAGTGCGGAGTCGGTGCGTGAGTGTAGCCCGGTGAAGGCGAAACCGTTCAAGATTACTCGCGTCGAGTCCGGGGAGCAACCGTGGTGGATGCTGGAGACCTCCGACGCTCCCGTGTCCCGGTCGGGCTCGAAGTCGAACGTGGTGAGCCGCTCGAACAGCTTCAACTCGAAATCGGGCGCCAAGCAGACCAGCCCCACCAAGTACCGCATCACCCGAGTCGAATCGGGCGAGAAGGCCTGGTGGATGGCGAGCGATAGTACGGAGGAGTCCGGTGGAAGTCCGCGTAAGCTTTCCTCCTTCGTGGAGCAGCACGGCGAGGAGGAAGCGGACCAACAGAGTGCGGACATTGAGGCGCAGGTCGAGCAGGAGCTCCAGAGTATCACCAACTTTGTCGCTGGTTTGCCAAAGTTCCCGACCGGTGACTTTACGATCGAGCAGATCGACGAAACACCTCCGCTGGGTGATCGTGCCAGTCCGGAAGGGGTGGAGGATAGCCGCCCATCCGGTCGAGCGTCCCCGTACGACAACATTCCCTCCACGATGCCGATTTCGGCGCTCAGTGTGTCACCGGCCCCGGCAATCCACGTGGAAAAAGGTACGACCGTTCCGCCCGTCGGTTCATCGACACGCAAGGAAACTCAATCACCGATCTTCATATCGCGCCACACCAACATCGACGATCTGCTGGGAGGATCCTGCCACCCGCTCAGTCCGATGATGGACCGCATGTTCATCATGGACGGCCTGCAGGAGATCACCCCGAAGGACGTCCGGGTGCACGACAGCACGCCGCAGTTCATCGACTACGCCAGCGCCAACAG ATCACAAACACAACCgtcg